The following are encoded together in the Parabacteroides chongii genome:
- a CDS encoding TonB-dependent receptor, with translation MKLTLAFTLLCIIHISANTYAQTTQVSVDVKNGTFYDVVKQVEKQSEYLFFYNSKDIPNDLPVSLQKTKSNITVILDYLVEKYDLSYKIDDRQIFLTKNAVVQQQQGKRITGIVKDPNGEPIIGANVMEKGTTNGVVTDIDGKFMLTVSEKAVVQISYIGYLGQDISVGSRTDFSIILKEDSQNLEEVVVVGYGTQKKATLTGAVSNIGNEELVKTRNENVKNMISGKIAGVRVVQKSGEPGSYNTDMQIRGMGAPLVIIDGVPRTNMDRLDPNEIESFTVLKDASAAIYGVKAANGVVIITTKKGTSSKLTLEYNGSVGWQQASNIPETLNAADWMELTNENSINKGGSLMFSAEDIDAYRKGLKPETKWSDVGFDKIAPQTQHSISAQGKSEKIDYFLNFGYMKQDGFYSSGDLNYERYNVRANINGQITKNLKVGMQLNAMMGTKNEPVMDAWEIYKAAWMHIPTLPVYANNNPAYLQQLPGAYHPLALTDADISGYRKNQQKLFQGTFTLDYTVPFIKGLNVGAMYSYDYDNSDNRLSRKEYTLYEYDSASDIYQPYKAYSPSLIQRSYGKVERTLLQLRLNYERTFNEDHNLKILALYEETTNRSDNFAAQRDLPMDAVDQIFAGSTTNQQATMNTDPKVFFDMANKAFVGRINYDYKSKYLAEFSFRYDGSSKFAKGSQWGFFPAFLAAWRVSEESFFKNMDALSFINNVKLRATYGILGDDDASTYQFLSGYSYPNGGYIFDNSYISGLGFRGMANPNITWYEAHTADIGLDIDMWNGLLSFQGDIFSRNRKNLLSTRVLSVPGTLGSALPQENLNGDLTRGFDLSLSHTNTIGDFRYMISANMSYFRTMNKYVERAESNNSYRNWRDNNNDRYSDYYWGYDFIDYFQNMGQIWSAPIQDNKGNSILRPGDYIYEDWNEDGIIDDNDVRPIELSGDPRINFGFTLAGTYKGFDVNLLFQGAAKGTVVNQVQMERPLTWDRGGLSMFMDRWHTAEMGADPKDPNTEWIPGYYPSTNNGGETTNYWTSTRSVQHVNYLRLKSVEVGYTLPQHWMQKVGIQNLRLYLNAYNLFTLTGLKYVDPEHPSDSYSCLYPITKTYNVGVNVTF, from the coding sequence ATGAAATTAACACTGGCATTTACGCTATTATGTATCATACATATATCTGCCAATACGTATGCACAGACCACACAGGTATCAGTAGATGTTAAAAACGGTACTTTTTATGATGTGGTGAAACAAGTGGAGAAACAGTCTGAATATCTGTTTTTTTACAATAGTAAAGATATTCCCAACGATTTGCCGGTTAGTCTTCAGAAGACTAAATCCAATATCACTGTGATATTGGATTATCTGGTAGAAAAGTATGATTTGTCATATAAAATAGATGACAGACAGATTTTTCTGACAAAGAATGCGGTTGTTCAGCAACAACAAGGAAAACGAATAACGGGTATCGTAAAAGATCCGAACGGTGAACCTATAATTGGAGCCAATGTGATGGAAAAAGGGACGACCAATGGAGTTGTGACAGATATTGATGGGAAATTTATGCTGACTGTATCTGAAAAAGCTGTCGTACAAATCTCTTATATCGGCTATCTTGGTCAGGATATATCAGTAGGAAGTCGTACCGATTTTTCAATAATATTGAAAGAAGATTCTCAGAATCTGGAGGAAGTAGTGGTTGTAGGATACGGTACACAAAAGAAAGCAACATTGACTGGTGCTGTAAGTAATATCGGTAACGAAGAGCTGGTAAAAACTCGTAATGAAAATGTTAAGAATATGATTTCCGGAAAGATTGCCGGTGTTCGCGTCGTTCAGAAATCCGGAGAACCGGGAAGCTATAATACGGATATGCAAATTCGTGGTATGGGTGCTCCGTTGGTAATTATAGATGGAGTTCCCCGTACGAATATGGATCGCCTGGATCCGAATGAAATAGAATCGTTTACGGTACTGAAAGATGCTTCGGCTGCTATTTATGGTGTAAAGGCTGCAAATGGGGTGGTAATTATTACTACTAAAAAAGGAACAAGCTCGAAATTAACATTGGAATATAATGGTTCCGTCGGTTGGCAGCAAGCTTCTAATATACCTGAAACATTGAATGCTGCAGACTGGATGGAACTGACAAACGAGAACTCGATTAATAAAGGAGGAAGTTTAATGTTCTCGGCAGAAGATATCGATGCTTATCGTAAAGGATTGAAACCTGAAACAAAATGGTCTGATGTCGGATTTGACAAGATTGCGCCGCAAACTCAACATAGTATCAGTGCTCAGGGTAAATCAGAAAAGATTGATTATTTCCTGAACTTTGGTTACATGAAACAAGACGGCTTCTATTCCAGTGGTGATTTGAATTACGAACGTTATAATGTCAGAGCGAATATAAATGGGCAGATAACAAAGAATCTTAAAGTGGGGATGCAACTGAATGCGATGATGGGGACTAAAAACGAGCCTGTAATGGATGCATGGGAAATATATAAAGCAGCCTGGATGCATATACCGACATTACCTGTTTATGCCAATAATAATCCGGCTTATTTGCAACAATTACCAGGGGCTTACCATCCATTGGCTCTTACTGATGCAGACATAAGTGGCTATAGAAAAAATCAACAGAAATTATTTCAGGGAACTTTTACATTGGACTATACAGTTCCTTTTATAAAAGGTCTCAATGTGGGAGCTATGTATAGTTATGACTATGATAACTCTGACAATCGTTTATCCAGAAAGGAGTATACGTTGTATGAGTATGATAGCGCATCTGATATTTATCAACCTTACAAGGCTTATTCTCCTTCACTGATACAACGTAGTTATGGGAAAGTGGAAAGAACTTTGTTGCAATTAAGGCTTAATTATGAAAGAACATTTAATGAAGATCATAATTTGAAGATTTTAGCATTGTATGAAGAAACAACAAACCGTTCGGATAATTTTGCTGCGCAAAGGGATTTACCGATGGATGCTGTCGATCAAATTTTTGCTGGAAGTACGACTAATCAGCAGGCAACAATGAATACAGATCCGAAAGTCTTTTTCGATATGGCAAATAAAGCATTTGTCGGTAGAATAAACTATGACTATAAATCAAAATATTTGGCAGAATTTAGTTTTCGCTATGATGGTTCTTCCAAATTTGCAAAAGGTTCTCAATGGGGATTCTTTCCTGCTTTCTTAGCAGCCTGGCGTGTCTCTGAAGAGTCTTTCTTTAAAAATATGGATGCATTATCATTTATAAATAATGTGAAACTGCGTGCAACGTATGGTATATTAGGTGATGATGATGCTTCTACTTATCAATTTTTGTCCGGTTATTCTTATCCGAATGGGGGATATATTTTTGATAATTCTTATATCAGTGGTTTGGGATTTAGAGGAATGGCTAATCCAAATATAACCTGGTATGAAGCACATACTGCTGATATAGGTTTGGATATCGATATGTGGAATGGTCTGTTAAGTTTTCAGGGAGATATTTTTAGTCGAAATAGAAAGAATTTGTTATCAACCAGAGTCTTGTCTGTTCCTGGAACATTGGGATCTGCGTTGCCTCAGGAAAACCTAAATGGTGATTTAACACGTGGATTTGATCTTAGTTTATCACATACGAATACAATTGGTGATTTCCGTTATATGATTTCAGCTAATATGTCCTATTTCAGAACAATGAACAAGTATGTGGAAAGAGCTGAATCGAATAACTCCTATCGGAACTGGCGCGATAATAATAATGATCGTTATAGCGATTATTATTGGGGATATGATTTTATCGATTATTTTCAGAATATGGGACAAATATGGTCTGCTCCGATTCAAGATAATAAAGGAAATTCGATTCTTCGTCCAGGTGATTACATTTATGAAGATTGGAACGAAGATGGTATCATTGATGATAATGATGTTCGACCGATTGAGTTGAGTGGAGATCCTCGTATTAACTTTGGTTTTACTTTGGCTGGTACATATAAAGGGTTTGATGTAAATTTATTGTTCCAGGGTGCTGCTAAAGGTACAGTTGTAAATCAGGTACAAATGGAAAGACCATTGACTTGGGACCGTGGTGGTCTTTCTATGTTTATGGATCGTTGGCATACAGCAGAGATGGGGGCTGATCCGAAAGATCCGAATACAGAATGGATTCCGGGGTATTATCCCTCTACTAATAATGGAGGGGAAACAACAAACTACTGGACCTCTACTCGTAGTGTTCAACATGTAAATTATCTTCGTTTGAAGAGTGTGGAGGTTGGTTATACGTTGCCGCAGCATTGGATGCAGAAGGTTGGTATTCAAAATTTACGACTTTATCTGAACGCATACAATTTGTTTACTCTGACTGGATTAAAGTATGTTGATCCGGAACATCCAAGTGATAGTTACAGCTGTCTGTATCCTATTACAAAAACTTACAATGTAGGTGTGAATGTAACATTCTAA
- a CDS encoding DUF3823 domain-containing protein, whose translation MKKISLLMCMLFALGMMSCGDIDNMEGPNAAIAGSLIDETTNKPIISEQPNGFRIKMVETSWSESATPEYFWGKADGTFKNTKIFSATYDVQPVEGAFFPVEPVSVTIKKSENIDFKVTPYLSIHPKKVEIAGDVIEVEWTISRPKVGDKILDTRVFVVHDNPNVGTNYFTTALSPMIDLSSVPDEEALSTTYKQTITGLTKGKTYYVKVGARTDNSSKRYNFAETVKLEY comes from the coding sequence ATGAAAAAGATCAGTTTATTAATGTGTATGTTGTTTGCATTGGGCATGATGTCGTGTGGCGATATTGATAACATGGAAGGTCCTAATGCAGCGATAGCGGGAAGTTTGATAGATGAAACGACTAATAAACCTATTATATCTGAACAACCGAATGGTTTCAGAATAAAGATGGTAGAAACGAGTTGGAGTGAATCGGCGACACCGGAATATTTTTGGGGAAAAGCCGACGGAACATTTAAAAATACGAAGATATTTAGTGCGACTTATGATGTACAACCGGTGGAAGGAGCTTTCTTTCCGGTAGAACCAGTATCTGTAACAATCAAGAAGTCTGAAAATATAGACTTTAAGGTTACTCCTTATTTATCGATTCACCCTAAAAAAGTAGAGATAGCAGGGGATGTCATTGAGGTGGAATGGACTATATCTCGTCCAAAAGTAGGTGATAAGATATTGGATACACGTGTGTTTGTGGTTCATGACAACCCGAATGTGGGGACAAACTATTTTACAACGGCATTGAGTCCGATGATCGATTTGAGTAGTGTTCCGGATGAAGAAGCCTTGTCTACAACGTACAAACAGACGATTACCGGATTGACCAAAGGTAAGACCTATTATGTAAAGGTTGGTGCGCGAACGGACAATTCCAGCAAACGCTACAATTTTGCAGAAACAGTGAAGTTGGAGTATTGA
- a CDS encoding RNA polymerase sigma-70 factor, with translation MKLSGEKGDLIPRDEVELFKKIYVAYTPDLVATAARYVGMVTAEDLVQELFLKVWNQKLFLCVKASELKYFLFASLRNACLDVLKHEEVKQGYAEYYKKELMMEILSCSEQPFYYEEENDSLNTLFEKINQLPPKCREIFLASYIDGKKASEIAKDKSISQRTVEAQLYKALKILRGVLTLLILFFSFLSK, from the coding sequence ATGAAATTAAGTGGAGAAAAGGGAGATTTGATTCCACGGGATGAGGTGGAATTATTTAAAAAGATATATGTAGCCTATACCCCTGACTTAGTTGCTACAGCAGCCCGGTATGTCGGTATGGTAACGGCAGAAGACCTGGTGCAGGAGCTTTTTTTGAAGGTTTGGAATCAGAAGCTCTTTTTATGTGTCAAAGCTTCTGAACTTAAATATTTTTTGTTTGCATCTCTTCGCAATGCTTGTTTGGATGTGCTGAAACACGAAGAGGTAAAACAAGGATATGCCGAGTATTATAAGAAAGAGTTGATGATGGAAATATTATCTTGCTCTGAACAGCCTTTTTATTATGAGGAAGAAAACGACAGCCTCAATACTCTTTTTGAGAAAATCAATCAATTGCCTCCTAAATGCCGGGAAATATTTCTTGCCTCTTACATCGATGGGAAAAAAGCATCCGAAATAGCCAAAGATAAGTCCATCTCACAACGCACGGTAGAAGCCCAATTGTATAAAGCTTTGAAAATACTACGCGGAGTATTGACTCTACTTATTTTATTTTTTTCATTTCTGAGTAAGTAA
- a CDS encoding right-handed parallel beta-helix repeat-containing protein, with product MKMKFIVLVVFILQGIFVHGKSESQSGNRQTTIIVKPGSGTLQQAIRKAASLEGDVIIEMKGGEYRTDKTIEIQPGKWSSLLIKAREGEMVSVSGDKVIPLSRIRQVKDRAILSRLQESVRGKVVEVDCKGIVETLANIRPSGFGRKSLPAWSELMIDNEPLHLSRWPNDSMALIGRVDVSGGPEDKKLGRLPVFHYQEERPAHWKNTDNMWIGGYFGYGYADDMIPVKSVNPQDSSISVGMFTTYQFFTGADFRRWFALNLPEEIDRTGEYVIDPDAKKFYFLPGDQKITKVRLTVLDEPVIAVENCENVTIEGITIENSRGIGVYMDNTENVLLQGCTIRNVGNVGVCIGKGTDSPKEDNTLQKHAMEAGGELCGRMVGDMMGKIYENSILDRQAGRNNGVKDCYIYNTGAGGVSLGGGNRVTLTRSDNYVENCKISRYNRIEKSYRPGVWIDGVGNRVTKCDISDAPSMAILFHGNEHTIEYCDITQVCQEVDDQGAIYYGRDPSERGNVIRYNYFHELSPRHRVTATYHDDGACGSEVYGNIYFKAGSLPVLIGGGMDHKYYNNIFIDSPTAIHLDNRLQNWASNMVNKGDIYDKRLQAVNYTQPPYSVKYPELVNYWQEDPAFPKRNRIYGNLFYNITNLLHGSSQWGEFWNNWTTNEDPGFVDPADPLKGFRKDAPVFKRIAGFKDIPYTEIGSTLK from the coding sequence ATGAAAATGAAGTTTATCGTATTAGTCGTTTTTATTTTACAAGGCATTTTTGTTCATGGAAAAAGTGAAAGTCAGTCAGGCAATCGTCAAACGACAATAATTGTAAAACCCGGTTCGGGAACTTTGCAGCAGGCTATTCGTAAAGCAGCATCTTTGGAAGGTGATGTGATCATTGAAATGAAGGGCGGCGAATACCGTACGGATAAAACTATTGAAATCCAACCGGGTAAATGGTCTTCTTTGTTGATAAAAGCGAGGGAAGGAGAAATGGTGTCCGTATCCGGTGATAAAGTGATTCCATTAAGTAGAATAAGACAAGTGAAAGACCGGGCTATCCTGTCCCGCCTGCAGGAAAGTGTACGTGGAAAAGTGGTTGAGGTAGATTGTAAAGGTATTGTCGAAACTTTGGCAAATATCCGTCCTTCCGGTTTTGGACGTAAGTCACTACCTGCCTGGTCGGAGTTGATGATTGACAACGAACCGTTGCACTTATCCCGTTGGCCGAACGATTCGATGGCATTGATCGGACGGGTCGATGTTTCCGGCGGACCGGAAGATAAAAAGCTGGGTCGGTTGCCTGTATTTCATTATCAGGAGGAACGTCCGGCTCATTGGAAAAACACGGATAATATGTGGATTGGCGGATATTTCGGATATGGCTATGCAGATGATATGATACCGGTTAAGTCGGTCAACCCGCAAGACTCCAGCATTTCTGTCGGTATGTTTACAACCTATCAGTTCTTTACCGGAGCCGATTTTCGTAGATGGTTTGCCTTGAACCTGCCGGAAGAAATAGACCGGACGGGAGAATATGTGATTGATCCGGATGCAAAGAAGTTTTATTTCCTTCCGGGAGATCAGAAAATAACCAAAGTCCGCCTGACCGTTTTGGACGAACCGGTCATTGCTGTAGAGAATTGTGAAAATGTAACTATAGAAGGCATTACGATTGAAAATAGCCGGGGTATAGGTGTTTATATGGATAATACGGAAAACGTATTGTTGCAAGGATGTACCATCCGCAATGTCGGAAATGTAGGTGTTTGCATAGGGAAAGGTACTGATTCGCCCAAAGAAGACAACACGCTTCAAAAACATGCCATGGAAGCAGGAGGTGAACTTTGTGGCAGAATGGTAGGCGATATGATGGGAAAGATCTACGAAAACTCTATTCTGGATCGGCAAGCCGGAAGAAACAACGGTGTAAAGGATTGTTATATTTATAATACCGGAGCCGGCGGTGTCAGTTTGGGAGGAGGCAACCGCGTTACGCTGACCCGTTCGGATAATTACGTTGAGAATTGTAAGATATCCCGCTACAACCGTATTGAGAAATCTTACCGTCCGGGCGTTTGGATAGATGGCGTAGGCAACCGGGTTACCAAATGCGACATATCGGATGCACCGAGCATGGCCATTCTGTTTCATGGAAATGAGCATACGATAGAATATTGTGATATTACGCAGGTTTGTCAGGAGGTAGACGACCAGGGAGCTATTTATTATGGACGTGACCCGTCGGAACGGGGGAATGTGATCCGTTATAATTATTTCCACGAATTAAGTCCGCGTCATCGGGTAACAGCCACTTACCATGACGACGGTGCCTGTGGAAGCGAAGTCTATGGCAATATCTATTTCAAAGCCGGCTCATTACCTGTGCTGATTGGAGGCGGAATGGATCATAAATATTATAATAATATCTTTATTGATTCCCCTACGGCTATCCATCTGGATAATCGTTTGCAAAACTGGGCAAGCAACATGGTGAACAAAGGAGATATTTACGACAAACGTCTGCAAGCCGTCAATTATACGCAACCCCCTTATAGCGTGAAATATCCGGAATTGGTCAATTACTGGCAGGAAGACCCGGCTTTCCCGAAACGGAACCGGATATACGGCAATCTCTTTTATAATATAACTAACCTGTTGCATGGTAGCAGCCAGTGGGGTGAGTTTTGGAATAACTGGACGACTAATGAAGATCCGGGCTTTGTCGATCCGGCTGACCCTTTAAAAGGATTCCGAAAAGATGCCCCTGTCTTTAAACGGATAGCCGGTTTTAAAGATATCCCTTATACTGAGATTGGGTCGACGTTGAAATAA
- a CDS encoding RagB/SusD family nutrient uptake outer membrane protein: MKKIITFLFIAILGTSCNSLDVPPLNIIQDKDIFASESGISSYMSSLYNDLPIQDHQATVYGFGNYWNSWPQAGHMSGELVNNKLFFVYDSPTGDMFQFWAYDRVRKINYFIENMPLYEASFPADKINAWLGEAYFCRAYYYFAMVNRYGAVPLVKEVKNYPETSIEELQIPRNTQQEGWDFIAEDLDKAIELLPEESLMRGRVNKYVAYGLKSRAMLYAASLCLFDTPVSGYEELLGMPASKAQSYYQAAYDAASKLDGKYSLYNKHTDKFENYWNLFLDEDNPEVIFAKYYQYPDKTHSWDVHQVPFQVRGPEGYSSILNPTLEIVELFDDINGNPFVLKTTDTNGNPIRYDNPYDIFKDVEPRLRGSVILPNDVYKDEVIEIRKGIWSSFPNGELKTTTDFSAMYQNMPIMGKSGMGHNETTTTGFFVRKYQDPTLADNLIIHGRSTTQFIEMRYAEILLNQAEAAFYLGKKQEALDLINQVRERAGAKLYALDQLTEENIRKERRMELVFEKHSFWDLRRWRIADKLMNNKKYTALCPYYIYDEGKYIFTKEEISTTYTYDVKVNYAKVPDGEISKNPNLLPNNPGY, encoded by the coding sequence ATGAAAAAGATAATAACCTTTTTATTTATAGCGATATTGGGTACCAGTTGTAATTCGTTGGACGTTCCGCCTCTTAATATCATTCAAGATAAAGATATTTTTGCTTCCGAGTCTGGTATCTCTTCATATATGTCTTCTTTGTATAATGATTTACCAATACAGGATCATCAAGCTACTGTGTATGGATTTGGTAACTATTGGAACAGTTGGCCTCAGGCAGGGCATATGTCAGGGGAGTTGGTGAACAATAAACTTTTCTTTGTATACGATTCTCCTACTGGAGATATGTTTCAGTTTTGGGCTTACGATCGGGTGAGGAAAATAAATTATTTTATTGAAAACATGCCTCTTTATGAAGCCAGTTTCCCAGCAGATAAAATAAATGCTTGGTTGGGGGAAGCTTATTTTTGTCGTGCTTACTACTATTTTGCTATGGTAAACCGATATGGGGCTGTTCCTTTGGTGAAAGAAGTGAAAAACTATCCGGAAACGAGCATTGAAGAACTGCAGATTCCTCGTAATACACAACAAGAAGGATGGGATTTTATTGCGGAAGATTTGGATAAAGCGATAGAACTACTTCCGGAAGAAAGTCTGATGCGAGGTCGTGTAAATAAATATGTCGCTTATGGATTAAAATCAAGAGCAATGCTTTATGCGGCCTCACTTTGTCTGTTTGATACCCCAGTTAGTGGTTATGAAGAACTTTTAGGTATGCCTGCATCTAAAGCGCAAAGCTATTATCAGGCAGCGTACGATGCTGCTTCCAAATTGGATGGAAAATATTCGTTATATAATAAGCATACGGATAAGTTTGAAAATTATTGGAACCTATTTCTGGATGAAGACAATCCGGAAGTGATCTTTGCTAAATATTATCAATATCCCGATAAAACTCATAGTTGGGATGTACATCAGGTCCCATTTCAAGTAAGAGGTCCTGAAGGATATTCCAGTATTTTAAACCCGACATTGGAGATTGTCGAATTGTTTGATGATATCAATGGTAATCCGTTTGTGTTAAAAACAACAGATACAAATGGTAATCCTATTCGCTATGATAATCCGTATGACATCTTTAAAGATGTAGAACCTCGTTTAAGAGGTAGTGTTATTTTACCGAATGATGTTTATAAAGACGAAGTCATAGAAATCAGAAAAGGTATTTGGAGCAGTTTTCCGAATGGAGAATTAAAAACAACAACGGATTTTTCTGCGATGTATCAGAATATGCCAATAATGGGTAAAAGTGGTATGGGACATAATGAAACAACGACAACAGGTTTTTTTGTACGAAAGTATCAGGATCCAACTTTGGCAGATAACTTGATTATACATGGGCGTTCTACTACTCAGTTTATCGAAATGCGTTATGCCGAAATTTTATTAAATCAGGCAGAAGCTGCTTTTTATTTAGGGAAAAAGCAAGAGGCTTTGGATTTGATCAATCAAGTGAGAGAAAGAGCTGGTGCTAAATTGTATGCATTGGATCAATTAACGGAAGAGAATATCCGTAAAGAAAGACGTATGGAATTGGTATTTGAAAAACATAGTTTTTGGGATTTGCGGAGATGGAGAATTGCGGATAAATTGATGAATAACAAGAAATACACTGCATTATGTCCGTATTATATTTATGATGAGGGTAAATATATCTTTACCAAAGAAGAAATAAGTACTACTTATACATATGATGTAAAAGTAAATTATGCAAAAGTACCGGACGGTGAAATATCCAAGAATCCGAATTTGTTACCTAACAATCCTGGTTATTAA
- a CDS encoding FecR family protein, with amino-acid sequence MEYKEHIDYEKLLIRYLQDTADTQSLQQLLDIVRKSEDKKRELAELQSVYDSLSIQLDAQKYPIEASWEKMRQKINVDKQPKVSRKSITLLLSYAAIILLALSLGIQYLYYRNLRQPQEVADSYTRFVVEKGGGKSSLFLPDGTKVLLNAGTTIQYPTRFDQKERMVMLDGEGFFEVAENQQKPFVVRLKGHDVKVLGTVFNVKAYSDMDHTVTSLISGKVLLTSYDTEGSIREEQVLHPDETARIDKQTGTITTFRSDDEFQLAWTKGLYKFKDKPFSDVMSELEHLYDVTILIEDDKLAKSVYTGSLVLKNTIEEVLKPLGQYNKFRYRKEGHVIRIYSEK; translated from the coding sequence ATGGAATATAAAGAACATATCGATTATGAAAAGTTGCTGATCCGGTATCTACAGGATACAGCTGATACTCAATCTTTGCAGCAGCTGTTGGATATTGTCCGGAAATCGGAAGACAAGAAACGGGAGTTGGCAGAGTTGCAATCAGTTTATGATTCTTTATCTATACAGCTTGATGCGCAAAAATATCCGATAGAGGCTAGTTGGGAGAAGATGCGGCAGAAAATAAATGTGGATAAACAACCGAAAGTGTCTCGAAAGTCCATAACTCTATTATTGTCTTATGCTGCAATTATCCTATTGGCTTTGTCGTTGGGCATACAGTATTTGTATTATCGTAATCTCCGTCAACCGCAAGAGGTGGCAGATAGTTATACACGATTTGTGGTGGAAAAAGGGGGTGGAAAAAGCTCTTTGTTCCTTCCGGATGGAACTAAAGTCCTGTTGAATGCCGGAACGACTATTCAATATCCGACACGCTTCGACCAGAAAGAACGGATGGTAATGCTGGATGGTGAAGGTTTTTTTGAAGTTGCCGAGAATCAGCAGAAACCATTTGTTGTCCGGTTGAAAGGACATGACGTAAAAGTTTTAGGGACAGTCTTTAATGTAAAGGCCTATTCGGATATGGATCATACTGTGACCTCCTTGATTTCAGGAAAAGTTCTTTTGACTTCTTATGATACGGAAGGTTCGATACGTGAAGAACAAGTTTTACATCCGGATGAGACAGCCCGTATCGATAAGCAAACCGGAACAATAACGACTTTCCGTAGTGATGATGAGTTTCAGTTGGCATGGACAAAAGGTCTTTATAAATTTAAAGATAAACCTTTCTCGGATGTAATGTCTGAACTGGAGCATCTGTACGATGTAACTATTTTGATAGAAGATGACAAACTCGCTAAGTCTGTTTATACCGGTAGTTTGGTTTTGAAAAACACGATCGAAGAAGTTTTGAAACCTTTAGGCCAATACAATAAGTTTCGGTATAGGAAAGAGGGGCATGTGATCCGTATTTACTCCGAAAAATAA